CGATCATCTGGCGGGACTGATCCATCGCGTGGACGATGCCGGGGAGCAGGTAGGCGAGGGATTTGCCGACGCCGGTGCCGGCTTCGAACAACAGGGATTCATCGCCCTTCATCGCAGCGGAGACGGCACGGGCCATTTTTTCCTGCTGCGGGCGGTGTTCGAGCTTTAGACTGGCTTGCAACCAGCCTCCGGCGGAAAACAACTTCGCGGCAAATTCCGGCGCGCGCGACGGGGGCGGCGGGGGCGGAAGCGCATCGGAGGAGTTGTCTTGGAGACCGATCATGGGGACGTAAGGGGTGAGAAGAGGCGCGCAGGGGGAGGAGCGCAAGTCGTCAGGCAGGTTTATCCGCGGATGTAATAGAAGAGGCTCTGATGACCATAGCGCGGTCGGTTCATTGGGACACAGTCTCAGGGGCTCGTGCGTTGCGTAGTGAGCTAAAAGGGTTTGGCTGATTTTTTCATATGCAGCCCTCGTGGACGGATACTTTGGCGGAATTCCTCAAAAAAGAGCCCGGCGTTGAGGCCGTGCGGCTCGATCCGGTGTCGCGCACGGTGTCCGTGGCCACGCTCGGAGAGGTGGATCTCAAGCAGCTGGAAAAGCGTCTCGATGAAACCTTGATGGCGATCGAATCGCAGCTGGGTGCGAAGGCCAAGGCGCCGGCCGGATTTACTTTAACACGCGACGGGCAGCGCACGGAGTTTTCCGGGGTGAGTTGTGCGACGGCACCAAAGTTTTGGAAATGGCGTGAGTTTGCCTGGCCCGAGGCGGATGCGTCGCATGCGGACCATGATCATGACAATGACCACGATCATGACGAAGGCTCCCACGGGCATGGGCACGGCCACGGGCATGGAGAATCGGAATGGAAGGAACTGACGATCTTCGCCGCGGTGTGCGGAGTTTTTGGTATTGCCGGATTTACCGTGAAATCGCTCGCCGTGGGCCCTTCTTGGCTGCCGCTGGCATTGTATGCGATCGCGTTGATCGCGGGCGGTTGGGATGCGGCGGTCGATTCCTGGGCGAACATCAAAAAGGCCAGGGTTGATATTCATTTTCTGATGCTCGCGGTCGCCGTGGGTGCGATCTGCGTCGGCGCCTGGAGCGAGGCGGTGTTGTTGCTCTTCTTGTTCTCGGCATCGGGAGCGATGGAGGCGTTTGCAATGGATCGCACCCACCGCGAGGTGAACGCGTTGCTGAAATCAGCACCGAAACACGCCACGTTGCTTGTGCCGGGTGGTGGTGAACGCGAAGTGCCGGTCGATGAAATCTGCCTCACGGACCGTCTGCTCGTGCGTCCGGGCGAGGCGTTTCCGGCCGATGGCAATGTGCTCAAAGGCAAGAGTGCGACCGATGAATCGGCGCTGACGGGGGAGGCGATCCCGGTGGAAAAAGCCGTGGGCGATCCGGTGTTCAGCGGCACGTTGAACCTGTGGGGCGCGGTGGAGTTTGAGGTCACGCGACTGCCGGCCGAGAGCACGCTGCAAAAGATCATCCGCTTGATCCAGACCGCGCAAAAACTGCGCGCACCCAGCGAGCGGTTCACCGATAAATTTGGCGGCGGTTATACACTCGCGGTGCTGGGGGCGTGCGCGGTGATGTTCCTCGTGTGGTGGCTGGGCTTCGGGATCGCACCGTTTTTGAACGACGGTGAAACCAAGTCCGCGTTTTATCGTGCGATGACCCTGCTGGTGGTGATGAGCCCGTGCGCGCTGGTGCTGTCGATTCCTTCGGCGATTCTCGCGGCGATCGCGTGGGGCGCACGTCATGGCGTTTTGTTTCGCGGAGGTGCCGCCATCGAAAAACTCGCGAGCATCAACGTCGTCGCGATGGACAAAACCGGGACGTTGACCACGGGCGAACTCGCAGTGGTGGGCTACGAGAGTTTCCCCAAAGGACGCGAGTCGGACATCATGGAACTGGCGTATGCGCTGGAGGCGAATTCGCAGCATCCGTTGGCTCGGGCCATCGTGCGCGATGCGAAGGCGCGGGGCGTGCGCGAGCTGGGCGTGGATGAATTTGAATCGATCACGGGGCAGGGCGTGCGTGGGAGTCTTGGCGGGAGCCAGGTGCTGCTGGGACGTCGTGAATTGCTGGAAAAAGGTCCACTGGCTGAGTGGGCGCGAAACTTGCCTCCCGCCGCTGCGGATCTCGCGGAAGTCTGGGTCGTGGGCAAGGACGTGATCGGGCGCGTGTTGTTGCGCGACCAGATCCGTGCGGAGTCGAAGGATGTGTTGGCGAAGCTAAAAGCGGCCGGCATCCACACGGTTATGCTGACGGGGGACCGTCGTCAGGCGGCCGAGTCTGTCGCCCGCGAAATCGGCTTGGACGAGGTGCGCGCCGGCCTGACGCCCGAGGAAAAAGTCGCGGCGATCCAGGAGTTGCGCGCGGGTGGTCGCAAGGTCGCGATGGTGGGTGATGGCGTGAACGATGCGCCGTGTCTGGCCGCCTCGGATGTGAGCGTGGCGATGGGAGCACGCGGCAGCGATGCCGCGCTGGAGCAGGCCGAAGTCATCTTGATGCATGATCGCATCGAGAATTTCCTCGCCGCGCTCAGGCTCAGCAAACGAGCCACGGCGATCATCAAGCAGAATCTGGCGATCTCGCTCGGCGTGGTGCTCTTGATGGCGATTGCCGCGATTTTCGGGATTATCCCGCTGGCGATCGGCGTGGCCGCCCATGAAGGCAGCACGGTGATCGTGTGCTTGAATTCGCTGCGGCTGCTCTTTGGCGAGAACCGGTGAGCTGTGAGTAAATAAGCGGGTTATCCGAAGGAGATAATTACTCGATCCAGACGAAGTCGCCTGCTCGCACCTCTTCGTAGAGTTCTATTATTTCCAGGTTGCGCATGAGGACGCAGCCGGCGCTTTGCGGCGTGCCGAGGCGGTCTTCGTGGTTGGTGCCGTGGACGTAAACGTAACGTTCGTAGGTATCGACCAATTCACCGGTGATGTTGAGGCCTTGGTTTACGCCCCGCTCGAGCCCGCGCAGCCAGAGAATGCGGCTGGTGATAAGATTGGGGTGCGTGTCTGCATCGGCCACTTCGTTGAAGTGCCGGCACGTGGGAACGCGCGCCTTGAAAACCATGCCCGGGGGCTGGTCGGTGCCGATTTTTTCCGCAATGGCGTGCAGGCCGCGCGGGGTGCCGAGGGAGTCCTTTACGTTGGAAGGCGGGCGCTTGGAGGTGGAAATGACGTAGCTGCGGACCAGTTCACCTTTGCGGAAAAACTGCATCGTTTGCGTGGCGATGTGCACGGCAAGCAATCGCTCTGCGGACTTGATGCCGAGGCGGGTGCATGTTTCAGTGACCGACTCCCAAGGAGATTTCATCGTGAATACGCGTAAAGATTACGTCATCGGTATCGTCGGCGCCACGGGTGCCGTCGGTCAAGAGCTCGTGCGTTTATTGCATGAGCGTAACTTCCCCATGAGCGCGCTGCGGCTTTTTGCCTCGGCCCGCTCGGCAGGAAAGGTCGTGGAGCGTTTCGGGAAGAAATGGACCATCGAGGAAGCCAAGCCGGGCGCATTCGCCGGCGTTGACCTCGCGTTCTTTGCCGCCGGCGGCTCCGTCACGCGCGCCCTGGCGGCTGATGCCGTGAAGTCCAGTTGCGTCGTCATCGACAAGAGCTCGGCCCTCCGCATGGAGCCGAATATCCCGCTGGTCATTCCCGAGATCAATCCCGAGAAGCTGCGCAACCACGGCGGCATCATCGCCAATCCGAACTGCTCGACGGCTGTCATGTTGATGGGCCTCTGGCCGCTCCATCAGGCTTTTGGCCTGAAGCGCATCATCGTGTCCACGTATCAATCCGTCTCCGGCACGGGCGCCGAGGCCGTCAAGGAGCTCGCCGACCAGATTCAGCAGCACGTCTCCGGTCAGCCGGTCACGCACAAGGTCTATCCCTACCAGATCGCCTTCAACTGCATCCCGCACATCGATTCGTTCGGTGAGAACGGTTACACCGGCGAAGAGACCAAGATGGCCGAAGAGTCCCGCAAGATCATGGGTCTCCCCAATCTCAAGGTTTCCGCCACCACGGTCCGCGTGCCCGTCGTGCGTGCCCACTCGGTGTCGGTTAGCGCCGAGTTCGAGCGTCCGGTCGATCTCGCCAAGGCGCGTGCCGCCATCGCGGCATTCCCCGGAGCCGAGCTGGTCGATGACGTTGCCAACAAGAAGTATCCGACCCCGCTCGACTTTGCTGAGAAGGTGAAGTGCGGCGTGGGCCGTCTGCGCATCGATACGGCATGGGACAACGGTCTCTCGTTCTGGGTGAGCGGCGACAACCTCTGGAAGGGTGCCGCCCTCAACGCCGTGCAGAACGCCGAGCTGATGATCCGCGAAGGCATTCTTAAGTCTGAGCCAGCGGCGGTTTGAGGCTTCCGGCGGGGCGGGGGACTTTGCTCCTCCGCCCCGCCTTGTTTCGTCCATGGAATAAAGCCTTGTCAGCACCCATACCCGCCCGCTTATCTCTCAACTTTGGTTCGGACGATTAGCTCAGTTGGTTAGAGCACCTCGCTTACACCGAGGGTGTCGGGGGTTCGAGTCCCTCATCGTCCACCAGAAATTTTCACCACACCATAACCCGCAAATGCGACACACGATCTCAGTCCTCGTTGAG
This portion of the Rariglobus hedericola genome encodes:
- a CDS encoding heavy metal translocating P-type ATPase, which translates into the protein MQPSWTDTLAEFLKKEPGVEAVRLDPVSRTVSVATLGEVDLKQLEKRLDETLMAIESQLGAKAKAPAGFTLTRDGQRTEFSGVSCATAPKFWKWREFAWPEADASHADHDHDNDHDHDEGSHGHGHGHGHGESEWKELTIFAAVCGVFGIAGFTVKSLAVGPSWLPLALYAIALIAGGWDAAVDSWANIKKARVDIHFLMLAVAVGAICVGAWSEAVLLLFLFSASGAMEAFAMDRTHREVNALLKSAPKHATLLVPGGGEREVPVDEICLTDRLLVRPGEAFPADGNVLKGKSATDESALTGEAIPVEKAVGDPVFSGTLNLWGAVEFEVTRLPAESTLQKIIRLIQTAQKLRAPSERFTDKFGGGYTLAVLGACAVMFLVWWLGFGIAPFLNDGETKSAFYRAMTLLVVMSPCALVLSIPSAILAAIAWGARHGVLFRGGAAIEKLASINVVAMDKTGTLTTGELAVVGYESFPKGRESDIMELAYALEANSQHPLARAIVRDAKARGVRELGVDEFESITGQGVRGSLGGSQVLLGRRELLEKGPLAEWARNLPPAAADLAEVWVVGKDVIGRVLLRDQIRAESKDVLAKLKAAGIHTVMLTGDRRQAAESVAREIGLDEVRAGLTPEEKVAAIQELRAGGRKVAMVGDGVNDAPCLAASDVSVAMGARGSDAALEQAEVILMHDRIENFLAALRLSKRATAIIKQNLAISLGVVLLMAIAAIFGIIPLAIGVAAHEGSTVIVCLNSLRLLFGENR
- a CDS encoding L,D-transpeptidase — its product is MKSPWESVTETCTRLGIKSAERLLAVHIATQTMQFFRKGELVRSYVISTSKRPPSNVKDSLGTPRGLHAIAEKIGTDQPPGMVFKARVPTCRHFNEVADADTHPNLITSRILWLRGLERGVNQGLNITGELVDTYERYVYVHGTNHEDRLGTPQSAGCVLMRNLEIIELYEEVRAGDFVWIE
- a CDS encoding aspartate-semialdehyde dehydrogenase encodes the protein MVNTRKDYVIGIVGATGAVGQELVRLLHERNFPMSALRLFASARSAGKVVERFGKKWTIEEAKPGAFAGVDLAFFAAGGSVTRALAADAVKSSCVVIDKSSALRMEPNIPLVIPEINPEKLRNHGGIIANPNCSTAVMLMGLWPLHQAFGLKRIIVSTYQSVSGTGAEAVKELADQIQQHVSGQPVTHKVYPYQIAFNCIPHIDSFGENGYTGEETKMAEESRKIMGLPNLKVSATTVRVPVVRAHSVSVSAEFERPVDLAKARAAIAAFPGAELVDDVANKKYPTPLDFAEKVKCGVGRLRIDTAWDNGLSFWVSGDNLWKGAALNAVQNAELMIREGILKSEPAAV